One Coffea eugenioides isolate CCC68of chromosome 2, Ceug_1.0, whole genome shotgun sequence genomic window, TGCTGATTACAAAGTAGACGGAATCTTGCTTCGCCTGAAGAGCGGTTTTGGTAAATCCAAGCTTATCAGCAGGCCAAAGTTCATCCCCAAAGAAGCTGCTTGTGTAGAGGACCTGGTCGCCAACCTTGAGCCCTGCTCTTGCAGCGTTGCCCCCACCTTCTACTCCCTGATACCAACCAACTTGAAGTTAGCAGTAGACAATTGGCATCAAACGAAAATTCTATCGGCCAGTTTTTGACAAGGACGTaagaggggaggggaggggagcgAGGACTGACCGCGATGACCACACCACCACCCGACTTTTGACCCAAGGTTAGGCCCAGCGGTTTGTCTACTTCAACCTCGATGGTCCTTGAAGCCCCAGCAGTTCTTGCTGTAATCTCAAgacctcttctttcttttctgccGGTACTAGCAATACTGATCTCAGCCATGAAAGAAGTTGAAACTCCCCATTTGGCCTCTTGAAGCGAAAGCCCTTGGATGCTGGATTTCTGCCAGCACCAACACCAGAAATTTATCAGTAATACTGACAGCAATTATGTACAAAGAAGTTGAAGCAGAATTAGGGTATACTTTTAACCATATATACCTGGGAGTGGGGAGTTAGCAGCTTTGCATTTGCAGATGGAATTGAGGAGTTGGATTTGAAGGAGAGGTTTCTTGCATAAGCAGCTGAGCAAGAAGAGGAAGCACCCGTTACGACAGAGGATGACATATCGGAGGGATGCTGGGCTTTGATCTATAGGCAGCGGTCACCGGCGATGAATCAGGACTTAGAAGAAGGGCTGGGCTGGGAGAAATTTTGTAGTGCCCGTGTCCTTTAGCAA contains:
- the LOC113761639 gene encoding uncharacterized protein LOC113761639; translated protein: MSSSVVTGASSSCSAAYARNLSFKSNSSIPSANAKLLTPHSQKSSIQGLSLQEAKWGVSTSFMAEISIASTGRKERRGLEITARTAGASRTIEVEVDKPLGLTLGQKSGGGVVIAGVEGGGNAARAGLKVGDQVLYTSSFFGDELWPADKLGFTKTALQAKQDSVYFVISRGADVDVKRLQKRPAPPRFGRKLTDAQKDRATHICLDCGYIYTLTKPFDEQPDDYACPQCRAPKKRFARYDVTTGKAVGGGLPIGVILGLIAGIGGVGALLAYGLQ